The region CCCGAGCGCTTCACCGACCTGAAGAAGGTCGAGAAATGGTTCCGCCGCAACTGCGACGACGTCTACGCCCGTGAATGCACCGCGCAGGAGAAGGGCGACTTCATCAGCTGGATCGACAGCATCAAATAGGAGCCGGCCATGAAGATTGCACCCCTCGCCGCCGTCGCCGGGTTGGGCCTGACCCTGGTACTGGCCGGCCTCAGCTTCGCCGATGACGACGACCATCACGAGCGCAAGGGCTACAAGCGGCCCAAGCGCCTGTCGGTACCCAGCGACGCGCCGCTGGTGTGGAAGGAAGAATGCGCGGCCTGCCACATGCTCTATTCCCCCGGCCTGCTGCCTGCCGATGCCTGGCGCGAGCAGATGCGCACCCTGGGCGACCACTACGGCAGCAACGCGTCGCTGGACCCGCTGCAGGAAAAGGAAATTCTCGATTTCCTGGTCCGCGCCTCGGCCGCCAACCGCCTGCCGGTGGAGCCGTCACCGACCGCCGGCGAGCCGCCACGCATCAGCCAGACGCGCTGGTTCGAGCACAAGCATGACGAAGTCAGCGAAGCCAAGTTCTCCCGCGAGTCGGTCGGCGGCCGCTTCAACTGCGTAGCCTGCCATCGCGACGCGGAAAAAGGCGACTTCGACGAGGACCGGGTGAAGATTCCACGCTGAGGCAAAAATAACCGGAACATTTCGCCAACCGTTGCGTTATATCCCTGCGGCAACCCGGCCGGCAGCGTATGCGGTCAGCCCAGACGAGCGCTTAATGAACGACAGCGAACAGGACCTCATCCAGCAGGCCGCGCGTGGTGATCGCCAGGCGTTCGGCACGCTGGTGCGCGTCCATCAGGCGCGGGTCTACCACTTCCTCCGTCGCCTGCTCGGCAGCACCGACGAGGCCGCGGACCTGACCCAGGAAACGTTCATCCGCGCCTTCCAGGCGCTGCCCAGATGGCGCCCAGAGGCACGCTTGCAGACCTGGCTGCTGCAGATCGCGCGCAATGCCGCGCTGGATACGCTGCGCCAGCGGCAGCGCTACGTCGACGTGGCGCCGGAGGAGCAGGCCGAACCGGTCGATCCGGCGCCGTCGCCGCTAAGCCGACTGCAGAGCGCGCGCGATCTGGCATTGCTGGAACGCTTGCTGGCCCGCCTGCCCCACGAACAGCGCGAGATCCTGCTGCTGCGCGAGGTGGAAGGGCTGGCCTACGACGAGCTGGCCGCCACGCTGCAGCTCAACGCCGGCACCGTCAAGTCGCGCCTGGCGCGCGCCCGCGAGGCGCTGTTGCACGGCTACCGTCAGGCCAACGGAGGCACCCTCGATGACTGAGCACCTGGACATGGCGACCCTCTCCGCCTACCTCGACAACCAACTCGACGCCGCCGAACAGCGCCACGCCGACGGCCACCTGGCGGTTTGTCCGCAGTGTCGCGCGACGCTGGCCGAGCTCGACGGGCTCGGCCAGGGCTTGCGTGCGCTGGCCTGCCCGGAGCTGCCGGCCGGGTTGCAGGCGCGTCTGCAGCGGCCCTTCGCGCCGCCACCCGCGCGCAGCGGGTGGGCCCGGCACTGGGCGCAGGGTATCGGCTCCGCGGCGTCGGTCCTGCTCGGCCTGCTGCTCGGCTATGCCCTGCCCGGCCAGCCGCCGGGCAGCTCACCCAGCCACGACCTGCTCGCCGTCCTCGGCAGCACCCCACCCGG is a window of Pseudomonas sp. gcc21 DNA encoding:
- a CDS encoding RNA polymerase sigma factor, encoding MNDSEQDLIQQAARGDRQAFGTLVRVHQARVYHFLRRLLGSTDEAADLTQETFIRAFQALPRWRPEARLQTWLLQIARNAALDTLRQRQRYVDVAPEEQAEPVDPAPSPLSRLQSARDLALLERLLARLPHEQREILLLREVEGLAYDELAATLQLNAGTVKSRLARAREALLHGYRQANGGTLDD
- a CDS encoding anti-sigma factor produces the protein MTEHLDMATLSAYLDNQLDAAEQRHADGHLAVCPQCRATLAELDGLGQGLRALACPELPAGLQARLQRPFAPPPARSGWARHWAQGIGSAASVLLGLLLGYALPGQPPGSSPSHDLLAVLGSTPPGALCARPEFCYLKVNLK
- a CDS encoding diheme cytochrome c, with protein sequence MKIAPLAAVAGLGLTLVLAGLSFADDDDHHERKGYKRPKRLSVPSDAPLVWKEECAACHMLYSPGLLPADAWREQMRTLGDHYGSNASLDPLQEKEILDFLVRASAANRLPVEPSPTAGEPPRISQTRWFEHKHDEVSEAKFSRESVGGRFNCVACHRDAEKGDFDEDRVKIPR